The Thermoplasmata archaeon DNA segment TTGTCGCAAAGCGATCTGCGACAGGATGGCGACCAGGACGACGAGCTGCGGAGGATCCTCAGCGCCCCTCAATCTCTCGCGCGGTCTTCGGGTCGACGAGGACCTGCTCAAGGACCGCGTCGCACTTGGGGCAGAGGTCCAGGAGGACCTCGTAGGGCCGCAGCTTCACGTGGCACTCAGGGCACAAGGCCCGCGGGATCTCGTCGGTCTTCCGCTGGGCCATGGCGCCTTGGCTCCTTCCCCATCAAGCCCCGGGGAGAAACCTTATCCCCGCTCCCTCGATTCCGCGGACGATGGAGGACGGTGCGCGGCTCATCCTGCGGACCAGTGCCGGCCTCCGCGAGAAGGAGAAGGTCCTTGTCCTCGTGGACCGGGACACGAAGGCCGTCGGCGACGCGTTCCTGTCCGCGGCCCGCGGCCTAGGCGCGGACCCCGTCGTCCTGGTCATCGCCCCCCGGGAGCGGGACGGGGAGGAGCCTCCCGAGATTGCGACCACGGCCATGGAGTCCGCGGACCTGATCGTCCTCGCGACCCGCAAGTCCCTCACCCACACCCACGCGCGACGCCAGGCGAACCGCGCCGGGGCGCGCGTGATCTCCATCCCGGGCGTCACGGAGGACATGCTCGCCGCGGGAGGCTTGGCCGCGGACTGGGGCGAGATCCACGAGGTCGTGCGCCGTGTCGCGCGGCGCCTGCGGGCCGCGGAGGCGGTCCACCTGACGAATTCGGCGGGGACGGACCTGACGTTCTCCGTGGACGGCCGCGAGTGGATCTCGGAGGACACGGGCCTCTGCTCCCGTCGCGGCGCCTTCACCACGTTGCCCGCGGGCGAGCTCTTCGTCGCTCCCGTGGAGACGAGCGCGGAGGGGCGGCTCGTCGCCGACGTTTACTTCGACGAGCCGCTGATCGAGTCCGTGACCGCCACCTTGAGGGAGGGTCACGCGACCAAGATCGTCGGGGCGTCCAAGGCCGTGCACGCGATGAACTCGGGCGGCCGGGAGGCGCGGACCCTGGGGCGCTTCGGCTTCGGATTGAACGCGCACGCGCGCACGTCGGGGCCGCACATGGAGGCGGAGAAGGCCCTCGGATGCGCGAGCCTCGGCTTCGGGGACAACACGAGCATCGGCGGTCGGCTCGCGTGCGGCGTCCACGTGGAGTGCATCCTCTCCGAGGTCAGCATCGAGGTCGACGGCAAGTCCCTGATCGACAAGGGCCATCTCGCCGGCTGAGCCGAGTCATCGGTGGTACAGGACCCCGTAGAAGCGGTTCTCCTTGGACGTCTTCTCGAGCCGCCCGACGATCGCGATCTTGGTGCCGCACTTCTTGCACTTGTTGTCCTTGTCCAGGTACCAGCCCGTGATGTCGAAGCCGTAGCGCTTCACGGCGAGCGCGCCGCACCCGGGGCAGTACGTGTTCTCCAGCCGGTGCCCGGGCACGTTGCCGATGTACACGTAGTTGAGGCCCGCCTCCTTGGCGACCGCACAGTGCCTCTCGAGGGTCTCGACCGGCGTCCAGGGGAACTCCATCATCTTGTAGTCCGGGTGGAAGCGGAGGAAGTGGATCGGCGTGTCGGGCCCGAGGTTGTCGTGGACCCACGTGGACAGATGGCGGGCCGCGTCGAGGCTGTCGCCGACCTGAGGGACGATGAGGTCGGTGATCTCGATATGGATCTTCTTCGTGTCCCGCATGTCCAGGATGGTCTGGTAGATTGGGTCCGCGTTCGGGATGTTGATGTACTTTCGCACGAACTCCGTCTCTCCGGAGCCCTTGAAGTCGACCGTGACGCAATCGAGGAACTTGTCCATCTCGTGGACGGTCTCGGGCGTGTCGTATCCGTTGGACACGAAGATGTTGATGAGTCCCGCCTTCCGCGCGAGGACGCCGATGTCCCGAGCGAACTCAATGAAGATCGTGGGCTGGTTGTACGTGTACGCGAGGCCCTGGCAGCCCTGTTCGACGGTCATTCGGACGACGTCCTCGGGTGCGACCTCGATGCCCTCCACCTTGCGCCGCTGGGAAATGTCCGCATTCTGACAGTACCGACAATTATGTACAACAATCCCATCCGCGACGTAATTATGCGACGGGATGCACTCGAGACTAAACACTTCCGCAAATTCGGCGGTCTTCTCTACGGAGTAGATGGGGAGCCACATCTTCTTGTTCGCGCGGACCACCGGCGCGGCCGCTTCCACAAGAAGGTCTCGAACCGCTTGCGGATGACCAAAGAGGTCGCTGCCCCAGATTCGGAGGACACGCCACCCGTTCTCTTCGAGCGTCGCATCGCGAACCCGGTCTGACTTGCGGACGTCATCGGATCTAGCATGCCAGTATCCATCCACCTCGATGTCGAGCCGCTGACCCGGAAGTGCCGCATCCGCGATGTAGAACTTCTTGGAGTTCTCGAGCCTTACCTCGGGGCAAATCCGATACTCCTTCTCAAAGTCGATGCCGAGCTCTGTGAGGATCTCGTAGAGCCGTTCTTGGCTCTTCGAAGGATGGCGATGCTGCCACACCCGCAATCTCTCGATGTTCCGATGCCACCCATGGCTCGGATCGTGCAGAAAGCGCGTCTTGCTGCTCGCCAGCGCGCGCCGGGCCGTCTCTGGGTTGCTCATCGGGTTAACGCGTTTCATCCGTTCTGAGCGGATCAGTCGCTCCTCGGCACTCAGCTCGAGGTCCTTGGTGTAGCAGGCGCCCCGGTGCTGGTTCCAGGCAGAGACACCGTGGAGAGTCTCGCCACAATTTCCGCACGTGAAGTCGGCTTGCGCGATCGCTGCGGGACGACCGGATTTCCAGGCAGCACTGTTCTGATACCAAACCTTGAGGACGAGGTCGCCGCGTCGTAGATTCCGAGTGAGGACCCATCCTCGTTGGGTGAGGATTGGGTGCTCGGCCGTCGCCCCGAGCTTAGAGAGACCCCTGGCGCCTACACGGACTTGATAGATCCAACCCAGGCGTGTCCCCGCATGAGTGACCACGCTCGGTAGAATCTGGTATCCTCCCTCGACGTTGTACGACCAAAGGCGGTCGCCCTCGTGGATGTCCTCCACGGGCTTCCTCGAACCATCCGCGAGCAGAATTTGGGTGCCCGCTGGGTGGCAGAGCCAATTGCAGCCCGTCGTCGCGATGCTGAAGATCTTCGAGCCGGGGCGGTAGTGTTGCACCGGCTTCTTCTCGATGGGATCGACGTGGCCGGTGATCACGCGGCCGTACACGTAGAGCCAGAGCTTGCCGTCGTGGACACCTCG contains these protein-coding regions:
- a CDS encoding aminopeptidase gives rise to the protein MEDGARLILRTSAGLREKEKVLVLVDRDTKAVGDAFLSAARGLGADPVVLVIAPRERDGEEPPEIATTAMESADLIVLATRKSLTHTHARRQANRAGARVISIPGVTEDMLAAGGLAADWGEIHEVVRRVARRLRAAEAVHLTNSAGTDLTFSVDGREWISEDTGLCSRRGAFTTLPAGELFVAPVETSAEGRLVADVYFDEPLIESVTATLREGHATKIVGASKAVHAMNSGGREARTLGRFGFGLNAHARTSGPHMEAEKALGCASLGFGDNTSIGGRLACGVHVECILSEVSIEVDGKSLIDKGHLAG
- the amrS gene encoding AmmeMemoRadiSam system radical SAM enzyme; the encoded protein is MLLADGSRKPVEDIHEGDRLWSYNVEGGYQILPSVVTHAGTRLGWIYQVRVGARGLSKLGATAEHPILTQRGWVLTRNLRRGDLVLKVWYQNSAAWKSGRPAAIAQADFTCGNCGETLHGVSAWNQHRGACYTKDLELSAEERLIRSERMKRVNPMSNPETARRALASSKTRFLHDPSHGWHRNIERLRVWQHRHPSKSQERLYEILTELGIDFEKEYRICPEVRLENSKKFYIADAALPGQRLDIEVDGYWHARSDDVRKSDRVRDATLEENGWRVLRIWGSDLFGHPQAVRDLLVEAAAPVVRANKKMWLPIYSVEKTAEFAEVFSLECIPSHNYVADGIVVHNCRYCQNADISQRRKVEGIEVAPEDVVRMTVEQGCQGLAYTYNQPTIFIEFARDIGVLARKAGLINIFVSNGYDTPETVHEMDKFLDCVTVDFKGSGETEFVRKYINIPNADPIYQTILDMRDTKKIHIEITDLIVPQVGDSLDAARHLSTWVHDNLGPDTPIHFLRFHPDYKMMEFPWTPVETLERHCAVAKEAGLNYVYIGNVPGHRLENTYCPGCGALAVKRYGFDITGWYLDKDNKCKKCGTKIAIVGRLEKTSKENRFYGVLYHR